In Acidobacteriota bacterium, the genomic window GGCGCACCAGACGATCTACCACAATGCGAAATACCCCTCTCATATCGTCCTCCCGGTGATCAAGAAGAAAAAATAGAAATAAAAGGATAATTCTCCTTCCCTCCCCAACAGTCTAAAGGTTGGGGAGGGAAGGAGAATTATCCTTTTATTTCTATTTTTTCTTCTTGATCACCGGGAGGACGATATGAGAGGGGTATTTCGCATTGTGGTAGATCGTCTGGTGCGCCTTCACCATCTCGGTCGAGGTGTAGGGATCCTTCCCCGTGTTCAGGTTCCGGTTGTAGATGGGGAAATCGCTGCTCGATACCTCTACCCGGATCCGATGCCCCTTCTTAAAGACGATCCCCGTAGGCCTTAGCATTATCTCGTAGCGATATACCTTGCCCGGCTTGATGAGGGACGGCTTTTCAAAGGAGTTCCTGAACCTCGCCGATATCAAACCGGTGGCAGCATAGCACACATTGTAAGCAGCGCCGTTTGGATGGACATCGACCAACTTACCGCAGAAGTCGGTATCCACCGCGGATGAGGCGGCATAAAGCACGATCTTCACCGGACCGACCACGGTTACATCCTCGGTTAAGACATCGGAGGTATAGCAGAGGACATCCATCCGCTTCTCGTTCACCCGCTGATCCACCGGATCGGAGGAGATACCGCCCCGGGCACCATGTCCCCCCCTTATCGAGGGCACGGGGTCCGCTGGATCGTAGGTGTACTTATCCGGCGGTTCATCGCCCGGAGGAGTGGTATCGAGCTTACCATCGCCGAATAAGGTATTCGCCTTCCCCTTGCTGTGGAAGTAGAAGTTGGTGTATTCCGCATCGGGCGGGGGCCAGCCATCCTCGTCTATCCAGCGGTTCTCACCGAGGAGGAAGAGTTTTACCTTGGGCTCGTTCATAATGTTGTTCTCATACCCCTTGAGCCAATAGTCGAACCAGCGGAGCTCGTATGTCTCGAGGTCGAACAGGGCATCGGGACCGAAATCCAAAGCGCCGAGCTTGGTGTAGTAATTGTTGGTGTGAGGGTAGGGTCCTCCGTGGCGCCAGTAGCCGATGATGAGTTTGGAGTTCTTCTTGGCGAAATCGCTTCCCTTTTTCATCAACCCGCAATGATTGGCTAACTCCCCCAATTGGCCATCATCGTACCAGCCGGTTACGCTCACCGCGGGGACATCGAGCTTCTCGTATTTCCCGTCCATCCCCCGTTTCTTCCAGAATTCGTCGTAGTTGGGGTGGGAGAGCCACTTTTTCCAGAAGTCTATCTTCCTTCCCAGAAACTCATCTAAGGTGATGATAGGGAGATGGTCCTTCAGGTTGAGCCAATCGTTCACCCCGAGGTTCTGGTTTGTCCGCCCATCCATAAGGAAAGCCCAGGTGATGGAATCCATCAGATAGAGGGTGCCGTTGCAGATCCAGGTGTCGCCGTAGATGTTGCTCGGTGATCCGTAGCTGAAAATGCAGGTGAGATGCGGAGGGTTCTCCGCTGCTGCCAGCCATTGGACCATACCGACATAGCTCACCCCGGTCATCCCCACCTTGCCGTTGCTCCAGGGCTGTTTGGCGATCCATTCGATGGTGTCATAGCCATCCCGTCCCTCGTTTACGAAGGGCTCCCATTCGCCCTCGGAGTCGTATCTTCCCCGGCAGTCCTGGATCGCCACCACATAGCCCCGGCTGGCGTAGAACTTGCCGTACCGGTCGTAGCGGGAGGTGCTGTTGTTGTAGGGCGTCCTTATGAGGATGGTGGGAAACTTGCCCTTGGCATCCGGAAAGTAGAAATCGGTGGAGAGCCTCACCCCATCCCTCATCGGGATCATCACCCCAAGGTCCATCCGAACCTTGTACCTCGGCTTGGAGATTATCTCCTTTGCCCCTGAGGCGCTTGCCCCGATGGCGAGGGCGAGGATCAGACTGATGATGGTGAAAAGTCTAAGCCCCTTTTTCATATCTCCCTCCTCTTTGGGGTTAACTATTAATTATATCCCGCTCCCCTTTTTCTCATCAATCTATTTTATGGTGATCACCTCACACCGTTTGAGGAAGGTGGGGTCGATATCCGCTCCGATACCGGGATCATCGGGAAGGGTGATCTCTCCTCCCTCGCTGTAGCTCGCTCCGCCCATAATCGGGTCCTCCTTCAGCATAAAGCAGCCGTCGAGGTCGGCGTACCTGATGTTGGGACGGGCGGAAACTAAATGCGCTCCTGCGGTTAAGCCAAGCCTTGTCTCCGTCATACAGCCCACCATACAGCGGATGCCCGCTCCCTCCGCTATGGCGTTGATCTTTAAAGCGGTATGAAGACCTCCTGATTTCGCCAGCTTGATATTGAAGTAATCACAACAGCCCATCGAGGCGAGCTTTATGGCGTCGTGATGGTCGAAGAGGGATTCATCAGCCATAATGGCGATGGTTGTCTTCTCCCTTACCCGGCGCATATTCTCGTAATCCCAGTGGGCAACCGGCTGTTCGCAGTACTCGATCCCCATCGGCTCAAGCGCCCTGAGCACGGTGACCGCGGTATGGTAATCCCACCCCTGGTTGGCGTCGATCCGGATAGGAAGACCCTCTCCTATCGCCTTTCTGATCTTCTCGATCCGTTTGATATCCTCCCTGGCAGTGGTGCCGAGCTTTACCTTTATCGCCTTGAAGCCCCGTTCTTTGTAGGAGCGCGCTTTCTCCGCCATATAGTCGGGATCGGCGATCCCTATGGTATTATCGCTGAAGAAGGTCCTTTTTCCCCCTCCGAAGACCGCGTACAGGGGTAGACCCGCGGTTTTTCCCAGGATGTCGTAGAGCGCCATATCGAAGGCGCTTCTTATGGTGGAGTTGTGGACGAGGAATCGGTTTATCTCCCTCATCCGCTCCTCGATGGCGAGTGGATCCTTGCCGATGAGGAGCTTGGCGAGATCGACCGCTCCTGCCAGATCGATCTCCTGGGTCTCCCCGGTGATCCCCCAGGTGGGGTTCGCCTCGCCGAAGCCATAGATTCCGGCATCGGTGTTTATCCTGACGAGCAGGCTCTTGGCACTTACGATCTCCATAATCGCTATCCGGAAGGGCTCGTGGAACGGGATATCCGCCTTGTAGATATCGATGCTGACAATCTTCATTTTTCCCTTCATCTTTACCTCCTTGAAATAAAAGCTTCCCTCATTATGGTATTTCCCCGTTAAAAAGGCGGAAAGACCAACCTCTCCCTCAAGCCCCCTTAGGATCGGCAAAGAAGATGCGGACGACCCTCTCCTCCGGCGGAGGGGTGATAAGGCTCACCACGATATAAACGAGGACCGCGCTTACAACGGAGATGAAGGATGGGTGAGACCCGAAGATGGCGAGCCAGGGAGCAACCGTGTTCGCCAGGGCGTATATCGTCATCCCCCAGGCTATCGAGGCGATGGCGCCCCACTTGTTCCCCCTCTTCCAGAAGGTTCCGAGGAGTATCGGTGCGAAGGTGGCTGATTCCAGCCCCCCAATGGAGAAGAAGATTATCCACTGGATCAGCTTCGGTTGCTTCAGGGCTAAGCCTATGGCGATGGCGAGGCAGGCTCCCATAGTGAGCCTCGAGGCGAGCTTCATCGCCCTGGCGGAGACATCGGGTTTTATCTCCTTGAGCAGGTTCTTGGCGATGCTCGAGGTGATTATTATCGCCATTGCTGCCACCGTGGTCTGGATCCCGGCGACGATCCCGGCGAGGACGACACCGCCCAATGCCTTGGGCATTACATGCATCGCCAGCCAGGGGCTTATTTCGTCGGGCACCGCGAGGTCGGGCTTTATCGCCCTTCCTATCACCCCGGACATACAGAGGAGAAGGGTCCAGATGAAGACCAGTATCCCTCCAAGCCAGATCCCCCGCTTAAGCGCCCTCGTGTTCTTATAGGTGAGGGCACCGAGCATCGCATGGGGCATACCGACCACGAAATAACCGGTGAGACAGGCAATGGAAAAGGCGAACAGGGGAGGGAATCTTCCCCCCATAGTGGGGGAGAGGAGGTTTATGTTTTCCTTAGCCAGGATAGCGGTGGAACGGGCAAACCCTCCGGCGTAGCTCACTGTGCCGAAAAAGAGGAGGATACAGCCGATGGTAATGACCGCCCCCTGAATGAGGGTGGCGAGCGATGTACCCCGCATCCCGCCGAGAACCGAGTAGAGAAGGACGACCAGGGAGCCAAGAGCGAGCGAAGCGAAATATCCCATCCCGGTCATCTGGGAGATGACCCTCGCTGCCCCCACGAATTGGGTCGCCATATAGGGAAGAAGGAACACAGTTACCAAAACCGCTAACAGGACGATTATCAGCTTGCTCTCGTATCTCGCCCTGAATATATCGAGGTAGGTTACCGCGTTCACCCGCCGTGCCACGATGCCGACCACGATCCCAATCGGGGCGAGAAGGAGGAGGTTCATAAATATCTGGAAGTTGTTTATAAGCACCCAGGAATAGCCATAGGCATAGGTCATCCCAGGACCGGCGATGAAGGTGCCGGCGCTCGCCAATCCTCCCGCAATGACCAACGCGACGATGATCCCCCCTAAGCCTCTGCCCGCAGCGTAGAACTCCTCTTCGTACTTCGAGATGGGGACCTTCTCCACGATTCGATAGGACCATATCCCGATGGCGATGAGCACCGCAGTGTAGGCGAAGAAGGAGAGGGTTGCTGGGTTCATCTTCTTTCCTCCTTTTGACCTCCATCATCGTCGGTTAAGGGGATGTCCGGGATGAACCTTTCCGCCACGAAGATGAGCAGTATCACGAAGAAGAGGGGGACTACGATGTTTCCGATGGCAACCCAGCGGGGAAGACCGAAAAGATACGGTTTTGTCCCCAAAAGATAGGAGGAGCCGAGAAGGACAAGGAGATAAAGGCTGAAATAGCACCAGGCTAAGAGGAAGACCTTCCGGGCTACCTTGAGCCTTCCCGTCTCGTTAAATTTTCCCTCAAGCTTGCCCTTTTCCTTATTCATTTTATCCCCTCTTTTGGAACCCTTTTTCTCCTCTTGCTATAAGGAGTGACTATGAGCCAATTTTCACTTATTATAGATGAGTTTCATTGGGAGGATAAAGCCTAAAAATGAAGGTATCCCCATTTAGGGGATTTATGGAATGAAGGGATACCCGGTGAAGGAGGGGAGAGGAGGTTATCTCCCGAAGCGGGGGTTGATCACATTGCTGTAGATGGAGCCGAAGGTATAGCTGAAGCCGATGGAGATCCGATAATCGTAGCTCGTGGCAAGCTCCTTTCTCCTTAGAAGGATTTCCTCCAGACTCACCCCACCCTTGGGGAGGGAGAGCTGATCGTGGATCCGGGAGTACCTGCCCCAGATATCGAGGGATAAGCCCTTGAAAATCCTGAAGGAAAGGTTGCACCGAATCCTCACCCGGTTCTTGCTTAAATCTTGAAGGTAATGGGACCCCTCAACCGAGGTATCCACCGTTCCCCAGGGCTCCTTGAGCTCCAGAGTAAGGGAGAGGGCTTGGGAGAACAGCCTTTCCTGTAATTTCTCAAAGATCGTCTCCTCGTTGTATTTTCTATAATCATATCCCACCCGATAGAGGACCCTTAGCTGTCTCCTGGTCGATTCCGAGTAGGGGAAGAAGTTGTACTCGATTGCCGGGGCAGGGTTGATGGAGTAGTTTATATTGCTGTAGGTGGAGCTGAAAACGGAGAAGAAGAGCCCGGCGGACCAATGTTCGTTTATGCTTTTTACGAATAGGCCATCGAACTTCATAGTCCTGGAGTAACTTTTGATCTTCTCGTCGTCTATGTTGAACTCGTCAGTATTCAGATTGCTCCAGATACCCATCTGGATCTTCGCCTCCGGCGTCACCCTGTTGGCGGAAAAATCGAGCGATAGAAATTTCGAACTCTTCATCTTCTCACCGCTGACACTGCCCCGCATCCCGATGTTGAACACCCAGAAGTCCCATCTGTCCTTTACTGCGGTGGGCTCCACCTTCTCTTTGAATTGGACATCGATCCCCTCGGAGATCGGGGTTCGCGCCACATAGGGGACAAGACCCATCTTCAGCACCCGGACCAGCCCCCTTCTCCTTTCGTCCTCGGTGTTGGTCTTAAGGGAGATGTATTTCAGGGTATTGTTGAGGTCCTTGTACTCACCCTTGCCGATGAAGGCGATGGTGTATTCCATTCCTCCGCTTCCGGTCCGCTGGGTGGTGATCAGGATGTGGACATCCGCCTCCTTCCGGTCCCGAACATAGTTGACGAAGGTGATCTCGTTCCTGATATAATCGTAATCCACGCCCCAGCCACGAGAGTCGATGAGCACCTTGGGAGCCTTCTCCTTTAGTTTCTCGAGGTCGGGTTTAGCCTCTTGGGAATAACCGTTTGGGATATACATAAAAAGAAACAGCAGGGGAAGGAAAAGGATAATCTTAGGGTATCTCTTCATATCATTCACTCCTTATTAAAAATCGAAATAGCCCGGTTGAGGCTCATTTTCAATTTTAGTTAAAGATCTCGGCTACCCACCATAAGATAGCTTACTTTTTCCTTCTCTATTTAGCAAGAACTTTCATATTCTAAGACGATGCCTAAAGGGAAAAAGCCAATTTTCGGGACGAGTTTTTTGCCTTCTTGGCGGTGTCCCTTTTCTGGTAGATGGTTCATCCCGGCGATGTAGGGACAGGGCTTGCCCCTGTCCGAAAGAAGACGGCGCTCCTTATCCTGGATGCCCCACATCCTAAGGGATAATTTAGTTGATTTTTTTCTTGACTTATCTCTCTTCTTTTTATAAGCTTTTATCAGAATAACTAAACAAGGAGGGTTTTGAGATGTTTAAAGGGAGAGGGATGAGGGTTATATTGGTTTCGGTTTTGGTCCTTCTTCTCGCGGTGGGCGGATTCGCTCAGGTGAAGATGATGAAGATGAAGAAGATGGCGGTGAAGAAGGCAGGTTGTGCTGCTGGCTATCTCAAGACCTTGGCGAGTGGCGTGACCATCGGAGCGGGGAAGGAGTATCGCTATATCACCTCTGGGGGGAAGCCGTTCGATGTGAGCAGGTATAACTACCTCCACATCATCGTGGGAAGGAAGGCGAAATCGGTTGCCAACCTCGAGATAACCGTTTTGTTATCCGTTTCCGTGCCTGCTGGTGCCCTTCTCATCCGGGAGTATACGAACTGCGAGAACAGAACGAGGAACAGCTTCACTGTGCGTCTTCCCTCGAACTACAACAAGACCGCCTATGTCCTTCGGGTGCCGGTGATCGCCCCGATGCTCTACGATGTGATCGTGAAGAACAGGGGGGACGAAGGATATAGACGATGTCCATGTGATCCTTTTTGCCAAATAAGACATCGCATCGTTTTTTCCTCCCCGGGGCTCGAGAAGAGCCTCGTTTTTTATCCCTAAAAGGAGCAAAAATAAGCACCCACGCGGGGTGCCTATTTATGGCGATTTTTTTGATTTTTCTCCCTTTTAACTGATAAGCGGTGATAGATAATTTAGGGCATATAATCTATTTTAGGTGATATCCTCATTCTCCTCGGTAGCAGATAGATTATAACTCTCCCCGAACCCCGGTATTTTCATCCCTCTTTTCTTGTTTTTTATTTTGTGGTATAAAATAAATAATAAGTTCTTATATCTCAAATTAAGGGAGAGGGTGAAATGACTGAATATAAAGAATATAGAGAATTTTTGAGGAGTATTATTAACAGAATTGAAGAGATAGAGAAAAATTATGAAGACGCTGATGACGAACATCATGCCTTCGATTATCTAATCGCTGAATTGTTTGAGACTACAGATGAGGAAAGAGGGTTTGTTTTTACAGATAGACCTTATGATCAGGGGATAGATTTTTATATTGCTGATCCTGATTCTCATTATTACGGTATTTATCAATGTAAGTTTCCCAGTTTAGATACCTTGGAAAAAACCCCAAATAAACCACAGACTTTTGGTAAAGAAGCAGTGTATGAGTTAAGGGGAGCAATTAGTTACTTGTTAGGCCCTGTCCCTGCAGAAAGTGCAAAGGAAGAGATAAAGAGTTTAAGAAGCAATATTAAGAGAGAGATAAGGGATCGGGAGGGAGATGAATTAGAGCTGAACTTCACCTTAAC contains:
- a CDS encoding CocE/NonD family hydrolase, translated to MKKGLRLFTIISLILALAIGASASGAKEIISKPRYKVRMDLGVMIPMRDGVRLSTDFYFPDAKGKFPTILIRTPYNNSTSRYDRYGKFYASRGYVVAIQDCRGRYDSEGEWEPFVNEGRDGYDTIEWIAKQPWSNGKVGMTGVSYVGMVQWLAAAENPPHLTCIFSYGSPSNIYGDTWICNGTLYLMDSITWAFLMDGRTNQNLGVNDWLNLKDHLPIITLDEFLGRKIDFWKKWLSHPNYDEFWKKRGMDGKYEKLDVPAVSVTGWYDDGQLGELANHCGLMKKGSDFAKKNSKLIIGYWRHGGPYPHTNNYYTKLGALDFGPDALFDLETYELRWFDYWLKGYENNIMNEPKVKLFLLGENRWIDEDGWPPPDAEYTNFYFHSKGKANTLFGDGKLDTTPPGDEPPDKYTYDPADPVPSIRGGHGARGGISSDPVDQRVNEKRMDVLCYTSDVLTEDVTVVGPVKIVLYAASSAVDTDFCGKLVDVHPNGAAYNVCYAATGLISARFRNSFEKPSLIKPGKVYRYEIMLRPTGIVFKKGHRIRVEVSSSDFPIYNRNLNTGKDPYTSTEMVKAHQTIYHNAKYPSHIVLPVIKKKK
- a CDS encoding dipeptide epimerase; the encoded protein is MKIVSIDIYKADIPFHEPFRIAIMEIVSAKSLLVRINTDAGIYGFGEANPTWGITGETQEIDLAGAVDLAKLLIGKDPLAIEERMREINRFLVHNSTIRSAFDMALYDILGKTAGLPLYAVFGGGKRTFFSDNTIGIADPDYMAEKARSYKERGFKAIKVKLGTTAREDIKRIEKIRKAIGEGLPIRIDANQGWDYHTAVTVLRALEPMGIEYCEQPVAHWDYENMRRVREKTTIAIMADESLFDHHDAIKLASMGCCDYFNIKLAKSGGLHTALKINAIAEGAGIRCMVGCMTETRLGLTAGAHLVSARPNIRYADLDGCFMLKEDPIMGGASYSEGGEITLPDDPGIGADIDPTFLKRCEVITIK
- a CDS encoding DUF997 family protein, producing the protein MNKEKGKLEGKFNETGRLKVARKVFLLAWCYFSLYLLVLLGSSYLLGTKPYLFGLPRWVAIGNIVVPLFFVILLIFVAERFIPDIPLTDDDGGQKEERR